A stretch of the Candidatus Zixiibacteriota bacterium genome encodes the following:
- a CDS encoding glycosyltransferase family 2 protein, which yields MNDSDKNNNSQDNDKVDFSRISVVLPAYNEAASIGELVEQTLKVTNNQAEIIVVDDGSTDQTADIAKAAGAIVVKHPYNKGNGASVKTGARSASRDIVVFMDSDGQHDPSDIAALAAMIDKYDLVIGSRSFNKMEYLHRNLANKFYSRLAAYLTEQNIPDLTSGFRAFKRQYLLAFLHLFPNRFSYPTTSTLSFIKAGLNVGFCPINSRKRVSQSKVKIFRDGFKFFLIILKIIVLFHPFRIFFPVSILSFILGLISGILSIKAEGRLHIPNSATILFVASVFIFLMGLVSEQIASLKMEFLDKRDNDNSR from the coding sequence ATGAATGATTCTGATAAAAATAATAACAGCCAAGACAATGACAAAGTAGATTTCAGCCGCATCTCGGTTGTCTTGCCTGCCTATAATGAAGCCGCCTCAATCGGCGAACTTGTTGAGCAAACACTGAAAGTTACTAACAACCAAGCTGAAATAATCGTTGTCGATGATGGCTCAACCGACCAGACTGCTGATATTGCCAAAGCCGCCGGCGCTATTGTTGTCAAACATCCCTACAATAAAGGCAATGGCGCGTCTGTTAAAACCGGAGCGCGCTCAGCCAGCCGTGATATAGTAGTTTTCATGGATTCCGATGGCCAGCATGATCCCTCAGATATTGCCGCCTTAGCCGCTATGATAGATAAATACGATCTTGTAATCGGTTCCCGCAGTTTTAACAAAATGGAATATCTGCATCGCAATCTTGCCAACAAGTTTTACAGCCGATTAGCCGCCTATTTAACCGAACAAAACATCCCCGACCTGACCAGCGGTTTCCGCGCTTTCAAACGTCAATATCTGCTGGCTTTCCTGCATCTGTTTCCAAACAGATTTTCCTATCCGACAACATCGACGCTGTCTTTTATAAAAGCCGGCTTAAATGTCGGTTTCTGTCCAATCAACAGCCGTAAAAGAGTCAGTCAAAGTAAAGTGAAAATATTCAGGGACGGGTTTAAATTTTTCCTGATAATATTGAAAATTATAGTACTGTTTCATCCGTTTAGAATATTTTTTCCAGTTAGTATCTTGTCATTTATTTTAGGCTTAATATCGGGAATCTTATCAATCAAAGCCGAGGGCAGACTGCATATACCGAATTCCGCCACTATCCTGTTTGTGGCATCTGTTTTTATATTTCTAATGGGACTCGTTTCGGAGCAGATAGCCTCCCTGAAAATGGAGTTTTTGGACAAACGGGATAATGATAATAGCCGCTGA
- a CDS encoding aldehyde dehydrogenase family protein, which produces MEKFLTELGIKEVNSGAYDGDWIEKPGGKELISINPANGKEIACVIQADENDFERIVKKADEAFKTWRMIPAPKRGEIVRQIANELRKNKENLGKLVALEMGKIQPEGEGEVQEMIDIADFAVGLSRQLYGLTMHSERPLHRMYEQWHPLGVIGIISAFNFPVAVWAWNAMLAAVCGDTMIWKPSSKTPLCGIAVQNIIHDVLKRNDASGVMCMVVGSGRTIGEKLIGDKRIPLVSATGSTRMGKRIGEVVGARLGSCILELGGNNAVIVNEDADLDMATRAILFGAVGTAGQRCTSTRRVIVQESVADDLINRLKKAYTQVKIGDPLDKNTLMGPLIDQDAVDVMMNALDLINKEGGEIICGGKALTDGKYAGGFYVEPTIVIGSRSMQVIQDETFAPIVYIIKVKDVKEAIEVHNDVPQGLSSAMFTTNLLSAEKFLCHAGSDCGIANINIGTSGAEIGGAFGGEKETGGGREAGSDSWKAYMRRQTNTINWSPELPLAQGIKFGD; this is translated from the coding sequence ATGGAAAAATTCCTCACGGAACTGGGAATCAAGGAAGTAAATTCCGGCGCCTATGACGGCGACTGGATTGAAAAACCGGGCGGCAAAGAGCTTATTTCAATAAACCCGGCTAACGGCAAAGAAATTGCCTGTGTTATCCAAGCTGATGAGAACGATTTTGAACGCATTGTCAAGAAAGCCGATGAGGCTTTCAAAACATGGCGGATGATACCCGCTCCCAAGCGCGGCGAAATCGTTCGTCAAATCGCCAATGAACTCCGTAAAAATAAAGAAAACCTGGGCAAGCTTGTCGCCTTAGAGATGGGCAAAATCCAGCCTGAGGGTGAGGGCGAGGTTCAGGAAATGATTGACATCGCCGATTTCGCAGTTGGTTTGTCCCGTCAGTTATATGGACTTACTATGCACAGCGAACGTCCCCTGCATAGGATGTATGAGCAGTGGCATCCGCTGGGCGTAATCGGCATTATTTCCGCTTTCAATTTCCCCGTGGCTGTATGGGCATGGAATGCGATGCTTGCCGCTGTCTGCGGCGACACCATGATTTGGAAACCATCCTCGAAAACACCGCTTTGCGGCATTGCCGTTCAGAATATCATTCATGATGTTTTAAAACGCAATGATGCCAGCGGCGTGATGTGCATGGTTGTCGGCTCGGGCAGGACAATCGGCGAAAAATTAATTGGCGATAAACGCATCCCGTTAGTAAGCGCTACCGGCTCGACCCGGATGGGCAAAAGAATCGGCGAGGTTGTCGGCGCGCGTCTCGGCAGCTGCATACTCGAACTTGGCGGCAATAACGCCGTGATAGTTAATGAGGATGCCGACCTTGATATGGCTACCCGGGCTATCCTGTTTGGCGCAGTGGGAACTGCCGGGCAGAGATGCACCAGCACCCGGCGCGTTATTGTGCAGGAAAGCGTGGCGGATGACCTGATTAATCGCCTTAAAAAGGCTTATACTCAGGTTAAAATCGGCGACCCGCTTGATAAGAATACGCTCATGGGACCGCTTATCGACCAGGATGCCGTTGATGTTATGATGAATGCTCTCGATTTAATCAATAAAGAAGGCGGCGAAATTATCTGCGGCGGCAAGGCTCTTACTGATGGCAAATATGCTGGCGGGTTCTATGTCGAGCCGACTATTGTGATTGGCAGCAGGTCGATGCAGGTTATACAGGATGAGACTTTCGCCCCGATTGTATACATTATCAAGGTGAAAGATGTCAAGGAAGCTATCGAGGTGCATAACGATGTGCCGCAGGGATTATCCTCGGCGATGTTTACCACCAACCTGCTTTCGGCTGAGAAGTTTTTGTGTCATGCCGGCAGTGATTGCGGCATAGCCAACATCAATATCGGCACCAGCGGCGCGGAGATTGGCGGCGCATTCGGCGGCGAGAAGGAAACAGGCGGCGGCCGCGAGGCAGGCAGCGATTCCTGGAAAGCCTACATGAGACGTCAGACCAACACCATCAACTGGTCTCCCGAACTGCCATTGGCGCAGGGTATTAAGTTTGGTGATTAA
- the murJ gene encoding murein biosynthesis integral membrane protein MurJ: MSTQNNKYKTKDSFFKKSLRFSVSTVISRLLGLVREQVFSYYFGAGAAVDSFYAAFRIPNLLREFFAEGALSAAYVPVFSQKLKADGKQKAFLLTSTVLSIMLVILGLITILGIILSPYLVKAIAAGFAKTPGQLELTASLTRIMFPFLIFVATAAAVMGTLNCFGKFGIPALAPVGFNIGLITAGLFFRKYFDPPIIVMAWGALAGGILQLVLQLPQLYKLGFRYKFVFSFADRSVRQIVRLMGPAALGVAAVQVNIFVGTLLASFLQTGSIAYLNYAFRLMHFPLGVFGVAVATVSLAELSAIAAEGKTDMVLSKYIRSCRMQTMFLLPSAVFLIIAARPVCALIYQHGLFNWTDSINAARALQAYSAGLVFYGLVRLSAQVFYAHKDTATPVKISAIAVGINIICCLLLMKPLGFVGLALAPGIAALANLLMLTFNIRRKIGKPEYGLLIAHILKTAAAATAGGAVSYMLLLRFDVYSSYNGVMATMYHLAVGLGAGIAVFGVIGFALGVFGRKKS, from the coding sequence ATGTCAACCCAAAATAATAAATACAAAACGAAAGACAGCTTTTTCAAAAAGTCTCTCCGTTTTTCCGTCTCTACTGTTATATCTCGGCTGTTAGGTCTTGTACGAGAACAGGTATTTTCATATTATTTCGGCGCCGGAGCCGCAGTCGATTCATTTTACGCCGCTTTCAGAATCCCAAATTTGTTGCGTGAATTTTTCGCCGAGGGGGCGTTATCGGCGGCTTATGTGCCGGTCTTCTCGCAAAAGCTCAAGGCTGACGGCAAACAAAAAGCCTTTCTGTTGACATCCACGGTGCTGTCAATTATGCTGGTAATACTGGGTTTGATAACGATACTCGGGATAATCTTGTCGCCCTACCTGGTCAAGGCGATAGCCGCCGGTTTTGCCAAAACACCCGGCCAACTAGAACTTACCGCCAGCCTGACCCGAATCATGTTCCCGTTTCTGATATTTGTGGCGACAGCCGCCGCAGTCATGGGGACGCTTAACTGTTTCGGCAAATTCGGAATACCGGCCTTAGCGCCGGTGGGGTTTAATATCGGGCTGATAACCGCTGGCTTATTTTTCCGCAAATATTTCGACCCGCCTATCATCGTTATGGCCTGGGGCGCGCTGGCAGGCGGAATACTTCAGCTTGTGCTGCAATTGCCCCAGTTATACAAACTCGGCTTTCGGTATAAATTCGTATTCAGTTTTGCCGACCGGTCGGTAAGGCAAATAGTCCGTCTGATGGGACCTGCCGCTTTGGGAGTTGCCGCCGTGCAGGTTAATATTTTCGTGGGGACATTGCTGGCATCGTTCCTTCAGACCGGCAGTATCGCTTATTTGAATTACGCTTTCCGCTTGATGCATTTCCCGCTTGGCGTGTTCGGCGTAGCGGTGGCGACCGTATCATTGGCAGAGCTTTCTGCCATAGCCGCCGAGGGCAAGACCGACATGGTGCTGTCGAAATATATCCGCTCATGCCGGATGCAAACTATGTTTCTACTGCCATCGGCGGTGTTCCTGATAATCGCCGCCCGCCCGGTTTGCGCGCTGATATATCAGCACGGTTTATTTAACTGGACAGATTCAATCAATGCCGCAAGGGCGCTTCAGGCTTACAGCGCCGGGCTTGTGTTTTACGGCTTGGTGCGGCTGTCGGCGCAGGTGTTCTATGCTCATAAAGACACCGCCACACCGGTTAAAATATCAGCGATTGCGGTTGGCATTAACATTATATGCTGTCTGCTTCTGATGAAACCGCTGGGGTTTGTCGGCTTGGCATTAGCGCCGGGCATAGCGGCGTTGGCAAATCTTCTGATGCTGACATTTAATATCCGGAGAAAAATCGGCAAGCCGGAGTATGGTTTATTAATAGCGCATATCCTCAAGACCGCCGCTGCAGCAACTGCCGGCGGCGCGGTCAGCTATATGCTATTGCTTCGCTTTGATGTGTATTCATCATATAACGGCGTTATGGCGACGATGTATCATCTGGCAGTAGGTCTTGGCGCGGGGATTGCGGTGTTTGGGGTAATTGGGTTTGCGCTGGGGGTGTTTGGTAGAAAAAAGTCGTAA
- the rpsT gene encoding 30S ribosomal protein S20, producing the protein MPQHKSAAKRMKTSEKSRQRNKRVKSIIRGTLKTYKDDKEKSLDKLKVVFKVADKAAAKKVIHKNKAARIKSRMAKLALKK; encoded by the coding sequence TTGCCTCAACATAAATCGGCAGCCAAACGGATGAAAACATCGGAGAAATCCCGTCAACGCAACAAACGCGTTAAATCCATTATTCGCGGCACCCTGAAAACTTACAAAGACGATAAGGAAAAATCTCTCGATAAGCTCAAGGTTGTTTTTAAAGTTGCTGATAAAGCCGCTGCTAAAAAAGTTATCCATAAAAACAAAGCCGCCCGTATTAAATCGCGTATGGCTAAATTAGCCCTAAAAAAATAA
- a CDS encoding NAD(P)/FAD-dependent oxidoreductase, translating into MMAESYDVIIIGGGPAGSTAAKFAAQSGAKTIMLEKHPVIGYPLCCAEAISVMGLTNVVELNPRWVASKIERVKLFSPAGKTAVINHPDAGYVLERKIFDRDLAEQAAIAGADIRVGTDVIKLLQDKTGRIVGVAALNNGQQIEILGKVIIAADGVESQIAAQAGFPTVLKPKQIHSAYQYLLADVDIEPETLEFYFGNQTVPGGYIWVFCKGDSTANVGLGICPSKSPDKKAVDYLDEFIEKRFDKPKIIERMTGGVPTYLPDLPLYKDNVMLAGDAARLIDSLSGAGIANALLSGKIAGQTAGEMINNGSSAEAYPKKFNSIKQRELKFYYYCQEIFLKLTDDDLDIVVKFIGDIFRDKTITAFNPLSVIKKLILSSPRLIKLGRHLLKW; encoded by the coding sequence ATGATGGCTGAAAGCTATGATGTTATAATCATCGGCGGCGGGCCAGCCGGCTCAACCGCCGCCAAGTTTGCCGCCCAAAGCGGCGCGAAAACGATAATGCTGGAAAAACACCCGGTCATCGGCTACCCGCTTTGCTGCGCCGAGGCAATCTCGGTAATGGGCTTGACTAATGTAGTCGAACTCAATCCCCGCTGGGTAGCCTCCAAAATCGAGCGAGTTAAGCTTTTCAGCCCTGCCGGCAAGACAGCGGTTATCAACCATCCCGATGCCGGCTATGTGCTCGAACGCAAGATATTCGACCGCGACTTGGCCGAACAAGCCGCCATAGCCGGAGCCGACATCAGGGTGGGAACGGATGTCATCAAGCTTCTGCAAGACAAAACCGGCAGGATTGTCGGAGTTGCGGCTTTAAATAACGGACAGCAGATAGAGATTTTAGGCAAGGTAATCATCGCCGCCGATGGTGTGGAATCACAAATTGCGGCGCAAGCAGGTTTCCCGACTGTTTTGAAGCCGAAACAGATTCATTCCGCCTATCAGTATCTGCTGGCGGATGTTGATATCGAACCGGAAACGCTCGAATTTTATTTCGGGAACCAAACAGTCCCCGGCGGGTATATTTGGGTGTTCTGCAAAGGCGACAGCACAGCCAATGTCGGTCTGGGGATATGCCCGTCAAAATCGCCCGATAAGAAGGCAGTTGATTATCTTGATGAGTTTATAGAGAAGCGATTTGATAAGCCTAAAATAATCGAAAGAATGACCGGCGGCGTTCCCACATATTTGCCTGATTTGCCGCTGTATAAAGATAATGTCATGCTTGCAGGCGATGCCGCCCGTCTAATCGATTCATTATCGGGAGCCGGAATAGCCAATGCCCTGCTATCGGGTAAAATTGCCGGCCAGACAGCCGGTGAGATGATTAATAACGGCAGCAGCGCTGAGGCGTATCCGAAAAAGTTTAACAGCATTAAACAAAGAGAACTGAAATTTTATTACTATTGTCAGGAAATCTTTCTTAAATTAACCGATGATGATCTTGATATCGTGGTGAAATTTATCGGAGATATTTTCAGGGACAAGACAATCACAGCTTTTAATCCGCTTAGCGTTATAAAGAAGCTGATACTGTCCAGTCCCCGTCTAATTAAGCTTGGCCGGCATTTACTAAAATGGTAG
- a CDS encoding 4Fe-4S binding protein: protein MKAELTASGFEIEIDFSRCGNCGVCVAVCPENVLHLGTVMLSADNDECTGCNCCIITCPADALLLIEQSGENDG from the coding sequence ATGAAAGCAGAACTGACAGCAAGCGGCTTTGAAATCGAGATAGACTTCAGCCGCTGCGGCAACTGCGGCGTCTGCGTGGCTGTTTGTCCCGAAAATGTGCTTCATCTCGGCACAGTTATGCTGAGCGCCGATAATGACGAATGCACAGGCTGCAACTGCTGTATTATCACCTGCCCGGCGGATGCCTTACTGCTGATTGAGCAATCAGGAGAAAATGATGGCTGA
- a CDS encoding tetratricopeptide repeat protein, whose amino-acid sequence MKNQKIAPVLGLIALGLVLRVIFLLAMKANWPGWDSPTIDALYHHLWAQRIADGDILGGGAYFRAPFYPFFLGMIYSVISENFTVVFIIQHLIGVLAVPLVYIIARSYFSSPVAIIAAFLTAINGILIYFESQLLLDFLTVIFFLVFLYLLIIAQKRDKSSLYFISGLAAGLFAVTRPNILAVLPLVCLWIFLVDYNLKKNIKRCLLVIAGTLLLILPVTLRNATIGGDNVLIASQGGINFYIGNNENADGYTALLPGFGHNWQYSDAEYEAAVHLGKKPGEVKPSEVSSYYYGKAVKYILSSPGHFIRLIIKKLYLFWNRFEISNNNNLYFLIDYIGLSFYPLFLFAILSPLGLAGSILCFFKGRRYWLFPMLIFGYMATVVMFFVTARFRLPIVPLLTILASFTIYEIIAAFKDKRYKYAWGLLGSVIIIAIFTSTNFYGHHDRSTAMANYSLGNMALKKGDYETARLHYNQALRQASCIPNAHLNLGVIAFYERDTLTARHEFENEINACGVSAKAYSNLAMLARLKGNSNEAYAYADSAVYYFPNFKEAYINRILASLSSSDTMMIKSAVYGYKDAFPSDIAAKYYYGQYLIRTGQTTLAETEFRQVVSSSEKDIVSEYDLSEIYSAALPHGYNPNKIRGRGHYQLGLLFAYNNELDSALHHFQRAVDLIPDDPDARHNLALAYDQQGDFQRAEVEFRRAIAQDSKRAVYYYNYGLSLGKAGDYTQAAAMMEKALELDPEFEKARRVLEALRGRKQQQ is encoded by the coding sequence ATGAAGAATCAAAAAATAGCGCCGGTTTTGGGATTAATTGCGCTGGGGCTGGTTTTACGGGTTATATTTCTGCTGGCGATGAAAGCCAACTGGCCGGGCTGGGATAGTCCGACTATCGATGCTTTATATCATCACCTGTGGGCGCAGCGTATTGCCGATGGCGATATTCTTGGCGGCGGAGCATATTTCAGGGCGCCTTTCTATCCCTTCTTTTTGGGGATGATATATTCTGTTATCAGTGAAAATTTCACGGTTGTTTTCATAATTCAGCATCTGATAGGCGTCCTGGCCGTTCCATTGGTATATATAATCGCCCGGAGTTATTTCTCCTCGCCAGTCGCCATTATCGCCGCTTTCTTAACTGCGATTAACGGCATCTTGATTTATTTTGAATCACAGCTTCTTTTAGATTTTTTAACAGTAATCTTTTTCTTAGTATTTTTATATCTATTAATAATCGCTCAGAAAAGAGACAAATCAAGCTTGTATTTCATATCGGGATTAGCTGCCGGTTTATTTGCAGTAACCCGGCCTAATATTTTAGCTGTTTTGCCGCTTGTTTGTCTGTGGATTTTTCTGGTTGATTATAACCTGAAGAAAAACATTAAGCGATGTCTCTTAGTTATTGCCGGTACATTGCTTCTGATATTGCCGGTTACGCTAAGAAATGCAACCATTGGCGGCGACAATGTTTTGATTGCCAGCCAGGGAGGGATAAATTTCTATATCGGCAATAATGAAAACGCCGATGGCTACACTGCGCTCTTGCCCGGTTTCGGCCACAACTGGCAGTATTCGGATGCCGAATACGAGGCGGCGGTCCATCTTGGCAAAAAACCGGGTGAGGTTAAGCCATCGGAGGTATCGTCATATTATTACGGCAAAGCGGTTAAATATATTCTATCATCGCCGGGTCATTTTATTAGGTTAATAATAAAAAAACTGTATCTATTCTGGAACCGGTTTGAGATATCCAACAACAACAATTTATATTTCCTGATTGATTATATCGGCTTGTCATTTTATCCGTTGTTCCTTTTTGCTATCCTCTCCCCTCTTGGTTTAGCGGGTTCGATTTTATGCTTCTTTAAAGGCCGGCGATACTGGCTGTTTCCGATGCTGATTTTCGGTTATATGGCAACTGTGGTCATGTTTTTCGTTACCGCCCGTTTTCGGCTTCCGATTGTGCCGCTTTTAACTATCCTGGCTTCATTTACGATATATGAAATTATCGCCGCATTTAAGGACAAGCGGTACAAATATGCGTGGGGTCTGCTTGGCTCGGTTATAATCATTGCCATTTTTACCTCGACAAATTTTTACGGACATCACGACCGCTCGACAGCTATGGCAAATTATTCGCTGGGCAATATGGCCTTGAAAAAGGGCGACTATGAAACCGCCCGGCTTCATTATAATCAAGCCTTACGGCAGGCGTCATGTATCCCCAATGCGCATTTGAACCTTGGAGTTATAGCTTTCTATGAAAGAGATACTTTAACCGCCCGGCATGAGTTTGAAAATGAGATTAATGCCTGCGGTGTATCGGCGAAAGCTTACAGCAATCTCGCCATGCTTGCCCGCTTGAAAGGTAATTCTAACGAGGCTTATGCGTATGCTGATTCGGCGGTTTATTATTTCCCGAATTTCAAGGAGGCTTATATCAACCGTATATTGGCATCGCTGTCTTCATCGGATACTATGATGATTAAATCCGCTGTTTATGGCTATAAGGATGCTTTCCCCTCGGATATTGCGGCTAAATATTATTATGGGCAGTATTTAATTCGGACAGGACAGACAACTCTTGCTGAGACCGAATTTAGGCAAGTGGTATCATCATCGGAAAAGGATATCGTTTCGGAGTATGATTTATCGGAGATATATTCCGCCGCCTTGCCGCATGGCTACAATCCTAACAAGATTCGCGGCAGGGGGCATTATCAGCTTGGCTTGCTATTCGCTTATAATAATGAGCTTGACTCTGCTCTGCATCATTTTCAGCGGGCTGTCGATTTAATTCCGGATGACCCGGATGCTCGTCACAACCTGGCTTTAGCCTATGACCAGCAGGGCGATTTTCAGCGGGCAGAAGTCGAGTTCCGGAGGGCGATTGCGCAGGACAGCAAGCGGGCTGTGTATTACTACAATTACGGCTTATCGCTGGGCAAGGCTGGCGATTATACTCAGGCGGCGGCGATGATGGAGAAGGCGCTTGAGCTTGACCCCGAATTTGAAAAAGCGCGGCGGGTGTTGGAGGCGCTGAGAGGGCGGAAGCAGCAGCAGTAG